A genome region from Gossypium hirsutum isolate 1008001.06 chromosome A04, Gossypium_hirsutum_v2.1, whole genome shotgun sequence includes the following:
- the LOC107899616 gene encoding adenylate isopentenyltransferase yields the protein MKPTLSSFHSLHSPLFHPLISRHRRPRCPRMDSSSPPHHHSNQNKTKIIVTMGATGCGKSRLSVDLATHFPHSQIINSDKMQLYNGLDITTNKIPLHERKGFPHFLLGDLDTIDADVSPSQFRSAAGLTIANIVSRGNLPLLVGGSNSFIHALLVETFDPQVDVFTGPDSVSHLLRYDCCFLWVDVAWSVLSDYLCERVDEMLESGMLEELAQFYDPTKVGVPVGLRKAIGVPEFDEYFRKYPPWESEENGRVPKEGCDQARKEVYEEAVRLIKDNTCILAKRQIGKIMRLRKAGWDLKRLDATATFRAMMMKKKKNKSSSPASSDLEWRDIWEREVMEPSVKAVRRFLQ from the coding sequence ATGAAACCCACTTTATCTTCATTTCACTCTCTCCATTCTCCGCTCTTTCATCCTCTTATTTCCCGGCACCGGCGTCCACGGTGCCCACGCATGGACTCCTCTTCACCCCCTCACCATCACTCCAATCAAAACAAGACCAAAATTATCGTCACCATGGGTGCCACCGGCTGCGGAAAGTCCCGCCTCTCCGTCGACTTGGCCACCCATTTCCCTCACTCTCAAATCATAAACTCAGACAAAATGCAACTTTACAACGGCTTAGACATAACAACCAACAAAATCCCTCTCCACGAAAGGAAAGGGTTTCCTCACTTTCTGCTGGGGGACTTGGACACCATCGACGCCGACGTGTCGCCCTCGCAGTTCCGCTCGGCTGCGGGTTTAACCATTGCCAACATTGTTTCGCGTGGAAACTTACCGCTTCTTGTTGGTGGGTCCAACTCTTTTATTCATGCTCTCCTTGTGGAAACCTTTGACCCACAAGTGGACGTATTCACCGGGCCAGACTCGGTGAGTCATCTCCTAAGGTATGATTGCTGCTTTCTTTGGGTTGACGTGGCTTGGTCGGTACTGTCCGACTATTTGTGTGAACGAGTGGATGAGATGCTGGAGTCGGGGATGCTGGAGGAGTTGGCTCAATTCTATGACCCAACAAAAGTAGGTGTCCCGGTCGGGTTAAGAAAAGCAATAGGTGTGCCCGAGTTCGACGAATATTTTAGAAAGTACCCTCCATGGGAAAGCGAGGAAAACGGGAGGGTACCAAAGGAAGGGTGCGATCAGGCACGGAAGGAAGTGTACGAGGAAGCAGTGAGACTGATCAAAGACAACACATGTATATTGGCGAAGAGGCAGATAGGGAAGATCATGCGGCTGAGAAAGGCAGGGTGGGACCTAAAGAGATTAGACGCAACCGCGACGTTTAGAgcgatgatgatgaagaagaagaaaaacaagtcGTCATCACCAGCATCGTCGGACTTAGAATGGAGGGATATATGGGAAAGGGAAGTGATGGAACCAAGCGTGAAGGCCGTGAGGCGATTTCTGCAGTAG